Genomic window (Terriglobales bacterium):
TGCAGTCCCACGGTCACCCGCAGGAAGATTCCCCAGAGGACGAAGGGCAAGCCGCCGATGGCATAGAGCACGCCCGCCAAGAGAATCATGGGGACGTAATGGAAGCGGCTGATGAAGCGGTGATAGGGGTCGGAGGCCAGGTCGGGGACGTAGCGGGCCAGCACCTTTGTGTCGTGGTGCCGGGACTGTCCTCCCAGGATCCAGCCCATGTGCGACCACCAGCCCCCATCGCGGGGCGAGTGCGGATCGCCTTCCTTGTCGCTGCGCGCGTGATGGATGCGGTGGATGGCCACCCAGAAGATGGGTCCGCCCTCCAGCGCCAGCGTGGCGCAGGTGGTGAGGAAGTACTCGATGAATTTCGGGGTTTTGTAGCCGCGGTGCGTGAGCAGCCGGTGGTATCCCATGCCGATGCCCAGGCTGCCCGAGACCCAGTTCAGGAAGATCAGAAGCGCCAGCGCCTTCCAACTGAAGAAAAACAGCGCGGCCACTGCGCCCACATGAAACATGCCCATGAAAAACGCGGTCGTCCAGTTCAGCTTGCCCGGCCTGCCGATTGCCAGTTCTTGCAGTGTCATTCCACTCCTCGACTTACCACTCGGGCCTCTCGACTCGGGCTCAGAACCGGTTCAAACAACCGTGGCTCTACCCTACCAGCTTTTCGAATCCGGGGCTAGGGGCCAATGTCTGGCAGCCGCTACCGAGCCGGTTTCATTGCAGGGGCGGCGATTCCTTGGTGCAGGGTTCCGACGTCGTGAAGCGAATGACGCCGCTCTCATCGCTGCAGAACGATCGCATCCCGGTGGTGCCTGCTACGACGGGGACGGCCCGCACAAGGTAGGCGTCCATCACCTGGTCTCCGTTGGTATCGCTGGCCTCGTAGGTAAAGTTGTATCCGGACTTTTGGCCAGAAGCCACGGCCTGATCAATCAGACAGGCTGTCGTGGAGGTCATCGTGGTGCAAGGAGCAGGGCCACCCAGGGCCCCTAGGCTGGCCGAGAAGCCGATGGTGGGATAGGCCGAGGCGTAGGTGACCGCGGCGGTGTTTATGGTCCGAATGCTTCCGATGGCGCTGGATTCGTTGGCCGCGATGCGGGAGCGCAGCAGGTTGGGAATGGCGATGGCAGCGAGGATGAGGATGAAATATCCGATACCGATATACCCCAGAATCACGCCGGCCAATGCCATCCCGTCGCCCTGAAGCCGGCCCTGGCTCTTCTTGATCTTGGAACGGGAAATGTGGCCCAGGATAATCGCGGGAATGGCAGTCAACCCGCCACACAGGATCCAGGTCAATCCCAGGACGAGGCTGGCTATCGCCATGCCGTCGGTTTTAGCGGCGGCCGCAGCAGCGCCCGCCGCCGGGGAGGGGTTGCGGGGCCGTCCCTGGCGCTACCAGCGGCCGACCGCAGTTGCCGCACGAGGTGCTCTCCGCTCCATTCTGGTGTCCGCACTGAGGGCAGTACATGGCAGCCTCCATCTCTCCGCTTCTGACGGCCGCACATTTAACCCGGATGAGGTCTCGCCGTCAAACGAAAAGCTGTGCTCCCCCGACCTTCGGATACCACTGACTACCCGCTACTGGTCTCCACCGTCATCAGCGTGGCGGCGTAATCCAGATCATCATGGCCGGCGGCGGAGGCCTGTTCGTACACCTGGTCCACAGTCTCGATCCCCGGCAGCTTCAGGCCGAGCGTGCGGGCGGCGTCGAGCATCAGGTGGATGTCCTTGTGCATGAGGCGCAGGGGGAAGTTGGGGGAAAAGTCGCGGCGCAGGACGAAGGGCGCTTTGTAGTCCACCACGCCGGAGCGGACCATGGAGGACTGGATGAGTTCGAGCAGCGTGGCCGGCTCGACCCCCAGCCGGCCGGCCAGCGTCAAGGCCTCGGCAAACCCCTCATAGATGAGAGCAATCATCAGGTTCATGGCCAGCTTGGCGGCCTGGCCTTTGCCGTTCTCGCCCATGCGCAGGACTTTTTTCCCCATGGCATCGAAGAGCGGGCGGACTTTGGCGATGGTCGCTTCCGCGCCGCCCACGATGAAGATGAGCTGAGCGCTTTCGGCGCCGGCTTTCGAGCCGGTGACCGGGGCGTCGAGACAGTCGGCGCCGCGGGCGCGGATGCGCTGGGCGAACTCGATGGTTGAGGCGGGTGAGATGGTGCTGGAATCCGCCACCACCATGCCCGCGCGCAGCGCCGGCTCCACGCCGTCTTTGCCGAACAGGACCTGCTCGACCGCTGCGGTGTTCGCGACGCAGAGCCAGACGGCTTCGGCGCCTTGGGCCGCCTGGCGGGGCGAGGCGGCCGTGCGCGCGCCTTCCACGCGCTTGCCCGGCGTGCGGTTCCAGACGGTGACCTCGTGCCCGGCCTTCACCAGATTGGCGGCCATGGGGCCGCCCATGATTCCCAGTCCCAAGAATGCGACTTTCATGTTTCCCTCATTCGAAAGAAGGCGTTGCCTCAACGGCTCACGCCGCATGATTCTAGAACCTATCCGGCTTCGCCCGGAATGACAACCTTCGCGGTAGAATGGAATGAAGGTTTCGAGGGAAAAGAGCGAGGCATGCCTCACATCCCCGGCTGGAAGGCGCGCCTGCCCTGCTGCCGGAACGTTCTGAAAGGAGCTTCATGAACAAAGCGAAAGCCACAGCCCTGGTTCTGATGACCGCGGTGCTCGCATTCGGCGCTCCGCAGCAGCAACAGCAGAAGACGGACTGGGTGAAGTACGTCTCGGCCGAGGGCCGCTACAGCGTCCTGTTCCCCAATCAGCCCGAGGTGAGCACCCAGGAAACGACTGCCTCAACCAATGAGAAGGTGACTCAGCACCTTGCGGCCAGCTCCGACCAAGGCACCGCGTACCTGATCGGATACTTCGACAAGACCGGGATGACATTCTCGTTCGACAAAGCCCGGGACGGCATGATTTCCAAGATCAAGGGGACTTTGCTGGCGGAGAAAGAAATCAGCCTCGGCGGCTATCCCGGACGGGAAGTCAAGGTTGCAGCAACGGGCTCCGACGATGCGGAATACATCGCTCTGGCCAGGTACTACGTGGTGGGAGACCGGATCTACGTGGTAGAAGTTGTATTCCCCAAAGCCAGCGAGAGGGCCACCACTGAAAAGGTAGCGAAGTTTTTCGACTCGTTCACTTTCGTAAAACCGAAGTAAGCCGCCGCCCCACACCAGAGGCAACCGCACGCCGCCCGGCCGATGGCCCACCCTTCGGGGTCAGGACGGCGGCGACCAGGCCAGCAGGATGCGCAGGTCGCGCACGTTGTTTCCCGTGGGCCCGGTGATCAGGGCATCCCCGATGGCGCGGAACAAGGGATGACTGGCAAAGCCGGCAAGCGCCTGAGCCAGGTTCAGTCCGAGTGCGCGGGCGCGCTCCAGCGTGGAACCATCCACCACGGCGCCCGCCGCCAGACTGTTGCCGTCCACCCCGTCGGTACCGGCGCTGAGCACGGTGATGTTCTCCCCGGCGATCTTCTGCGCGCAGTAGAGGGCAAAGTGCTGGTTCCGCCCGCCCACCCCGGCTCCCTCCTTGACTTCGACCGTGACTTCACCGCCAGAAAGCAGACAGAGGCGCGGTTCGTTGCGGCGGCGGTCGCGCAGCCGCTCCAGCAGGTGGTCCGCGGCGCGCGCGTAGTCCCAGTCGTCGCAGGAGTTGTCGATATCCACCGCGAAGCCGCAGTCGGCGGCGGCCTTGGCCGCGGCCTTCAGCGCCGTGGAGTTGGAGAGCACCGGCCACCAGCGCGAGCGATGGAAAAGCGGGTCGCCGGGCTTGGGCGTCTCCTCCAGCGCGCGCGTCTCGAAGAGCTGGCGCACGGCGGCGGGGAAATTAGCCAGCATGCCGTACTGGCGGGCGACGCGATAGCAGTCGTCCGCGCTGGTCGGGTCGGGCATGGTAGGTCCAGAGGCCAGCGCGTCGAGCGCCGAGTCGGCCACGTCGGAGACCAGCACGGAAACCTGCTGCGCCGCCGCCGCCATCAACGCCAGCCGCCCGCCCTTCACCGCCGAGAGATGCTTGCGGATGGCGTTGATCTCGGCGATGGGAGCGCCGCTGAACACCAGTGCGTGGTGGGTGGCGATAAGGTCGTCGAGCGTGATCTCCGGGTCGATGGGCTGCTCCACCATCGAGGACGCGCCTCCAGAGATCAGGTACAGCACCAGCGAGTCCGCGGTCAGCGCCTGGAGCGAATGCGAGATGGCGGCGGCCGCGCGCAGCGATTCCGCGTTGGGCGCCGGGTGTCCGCCGGAGAAGTAACGGAAGCCGGGGACCTGCGCCGACTGATCGGTGCTGCCGGCCACGATGCCCTCGGCGCGCGTCCCCATCTTGCTGGCCAACGCATGGGCCATGGCGTGCGCGCCCTTGCCCATGGAGATCACCAGCAGCCGCCGGTAGGAGTCCAGGTGGTAGAGGTCTTCGGCCACGCGCAGCACGCCGCGGCCGAAGTCGAGGTGGCGGTCGAAGGCCTCCGCGATGCTGCTCTCCTTCAGGGCGTTGCGGAAGATGCTCTCCGCCGTCTCCCGCATCTCGCGGAAGCCCCCGACGTCCTCCGGCTGAAAAGACATGCGCGGGATTATAGCGGCTGGCCCGCGCTGGGAAGGATGGAGCGCAGCCAGTCCTCGATGGCGCTTTGGACCGTGGGCAGGCTGCCCTCAAAGAAATGATCCGCGCCGGAGACGCGTACCAGGCGCTTGGGCTCAGCCGCCGCGGCCACGATGCGCTCCACCTCGCCCGGCGGGCCGAACTCGTCACGCGCCCCGCTGACGAAGAGCTTGGGCTTGGCGCAGTCGCGGAGGAAGCTGTACTCGTAGGTGCGGCCTTCCACGTCCGCCGGCGTTCCCAGGGAGATGAGCGCTGTGACCCGCGCGTCTGGACACGCCGCGCGCAGCCCCACCCATGCGCCGAAAGAAAAACCGGCGAAGACGATGGGGAGATGAAATTCGCGGTCGAGCCAGTCGAGCGCCGCGCGCACGTCTTCGACTTCGCCGCGGCCCTGGTCGTGCTCACCCGCGCTCAGCCCGGCGCCGCGGAAGTTGAAGCGCAGCACGGGAAAGCCGAAGCCGTTCAGCGCCTTCATGGCGCGGAAGACGACCTTGTTGTGCAGCGTCCCGCCGAAGAGCGGATGGGGGTGGCACACCAGCGCCGCGTGCGTGGCGCGCTCGGCGCCCGCGTTCAGCAGGGCTTCCAACCGGCCGGCCGGGCCGGAGAGAAAGAGGGAGCGAATCTCGGGCATGCAGTAGCCAGGCGTCAGCTTATCAGCACGAAGTGAGCGCGTGGCGCTGAATGCTATCCTCTTTCCCGTGGACGTCATCGCCCTAACCCGCAAGCTGGTGGACGTGGATTCAACCACCGGGCGCGAAGCCGCCGTAGGCGAGCTGCTGGTGCGGGAGCTGGCGGCGCTCGGCTACGACGCGCAGAAGATGCCGGTGGAGGGCGACCGCTTCAACGTCTACGCCACGCCGCGCGGGCAGGCGCGGCCCGCGGTGGTCTTCTCCACCCACATGGACACGGTGCCACCCTTCTTCCCTTCTTTTGAGGATGCGGATAAGATTTTCGGTCGCGGCGCGTGCGACGCCAAAGGCATCATCGCGGCGCAGGTCGCCGCGGCGGAGAAGTTGCGCAAAGAAAATGTTGCCGTGGGTTTGCTGTTTCTTGTGGGGGAGGAGCGCGACAGCGCGGGCGCCAAGGTCGCGAACCAGCATGCGCCCGGCTCGAAGTTCCTCATCAACGGCGAGCCTACGGAGAACAAGCTCGCAGTGGCGAGCAAAGGTTCGCTGCGAGTGGAGATCACAGCCAGTGGGAAGATGGCGCACTCGGCCTATCCGGAGCTGGGCGAATCGGCCATCGAGAAACTACTGGCGGCGCTCGAGCGCTTGCGTGCCGTAAAACTCCCGAGCGATCCCGAGCTGGGGCCGACGACAGTCAACATCGGAGTCCTCGAAGGCGGACGCGCGCCCAACGTCATCGCCGACCACGCGCGCGCGCATCTGCTCTACCGGCTGGTCAGCCCGGCGGAAAAACTCAAGCAGGAAATCGTGGCCGCGGTGGGCTCCCTGGCCAAGGTGGACTTCGTCCTGGAGATTCCCTTCGTCCGGCTGCGCGCGCTCGACGGCTTGCCCACCATGGTCGCCGCCTTCACCACGGACACTCCCGCGCTTTCGAAGTGGGGCGAGCCGCTGCTCCTCGGCCCCGGCTCGATCTACGTGGCGCACACCGAGGGCGAGTACGTCGAGAAAAAGCAGCTCGCGGAAGCCGTGGACCTCTACTGCGCCATCGCCAAGCGGCTGATCGGCTGAGGCACCTATCGGCGCCCCTTTCCCTTTTTCCTTTTTACTTTTTCCTTTTCCCTCCCCCTCCGTGTCTCCGTGGTGAAAAACGAATACACTGGAACCCTGTGACCACAGAAGCCAAGAACGCCCTGGCCGAGGCCTCCTCCTCCTACCTGCGCTCGGCCATGCACCAGCCCGTCCGCTGGTACGAGTGGGGCGAGGAGGCCTTCGCCACGGCCAAGCGCGATAACAAGCCTATTTTGTTGGACATAGGAGCGGTCTGGTGCCACTGGTGTCACGTGATGGACCGCGAATCCTACGAGAACCCGGTCATCGCCGAGGTGGTGAACCGCGAGTTCATCGCCATCAAGGTGGACCGCGACGAGCGCCCCGACATTGACAGCCGCTATCAGGCCGCTGTCTCGGCCATCAGCGGACAGGGCGGCTGGCCGCTCACCGCCTTCCTTACCTCCGACGGCCAGCCCTTTTTCGGCGGCACTTACTTCCC
Coding sequences:
- a CDS encoding fatty acid desaturase, with the translated sequence MTLQELAIGRPGKLNWTTAFFMGMFHVGAVAALFFFSWKALALLIFLNWVSGSLGIGMGYHRLLTHRGYKTPKFIEYFLTTCATLALEGGPIFWVAIHRIHHARSDKEGDPHSPRDGGWWSHMGWILGGQSRHHDTKVLARYVPDLASDPYHRFISRFHYVPMILLAGVLYAIGGLPFVLWGIFLRVTVGLHSTWLVNSATHMWGKRRFTTTDMSRNNWWVALLSFGEGWHNNHHANPTAARHGLAWYEIDMNWYGIRTLQFLHLAKNVKLAKVTQLPEEEVPGEIPAWASGSVPSPSANATAD
- a CDS encoding DUF4190 domain-containing protein is translated as MAIASLVLGLTWILCGGLTAIPAIILGHISRSKIKKSQGRLQGDGMALAGVILGYIGIGYFILILAAIAIPNLLRSRIAANESSAIGSIRTINTAAVTYASAYPTIGFSASLGALGGPAPCTTMTSTTACLIDQAVASGQKSGYNFTYEASDTNGDQVMDAYLVRAVPVVAGTTGMRSFCSDESGVIRFTTSEPCTKESPPLQ
- a CDS encoding NAD(P)-dependent oxidoreductase, encoding MKVAFLGLGIMGGPMAANLVKAGHEVTVWNRTPGKRVEGARTAASPRQAAQGAEAVWLCVANTAAVEQVLFGKDGVEPALRAGMVVADSSTISPASTIEFAQRIRARGADCLDAPVTGSKAGAESAQLIFIVGGAEATIAKVRPLFDAMGKKVLRMGENGKGQAAKLAMNLMIALIYEGFAEALTLAGRLGVEPATLLELIQSSMVRSGVVDYKAPFVLRRDFSPNFPLRLMHKDIHLMLDAARTLGLKLPGIETVDQVYEQASAAGHDDLDYAATLMTVETSSG
- a CDS encoding DUF4147 domain-containing protein, yielding MSFQPEDVGGFREMRETAESIFRNALKESSIAEAFDRHLDFGRGVLRVAEDLYHLDSYRRLLVISMGKGAHAMAHALASKMGTRAEGIVAGSTDQSAQVPGFRYFSGGHPAPNAESLRAAAAISHSLQALTADSLVLYLISGGASSMVEQPIDPEITLDDLIATHHALVFSGAPIAEINAIRKHLSAVKGGRLALMAAAAQQVSVLVSDVADSALDALASGPTMPDPTSADDCYRVARQYGMLANFPAAVRQLFETRALEETPKPGDPLFHRSRWWPVLSNSTALKAAAKAAADCGFAVDIDNSCDDWDYARAADHLLERLRDRRRNEPRLCLLSGGEVTVEVKEGAGVGGRNQHFALYCAQKIAGENITVLSAGTDGVDGNSLAAGAVVDGSTLERARALGLNLAQALAGFASHPLFRAIGDALITGPTGNNVRDLRILLAWSPPS
- a CDS encoding alpha/beta fold hydrolase, with the translated sequence MPEIRSLFLSGPAGRLEALLNAGAERATHAALVCHPHPLFGGTLHNKVVFRAMKALNGFGFPVLRFNFRGAGLSAGEHDQGRGEVEDVRAALDWLDREFHLPIVFAGFSFGAWVGLRAACPDARVTALISLGTPADVEGRTYEYSFLRDCAKPKLFVSGARDEFGPPGEVERIVAAAAEPKRLVRVSGADHFFEGSLPTVQSAIEDWLRSILPSAGQPL
- a CDS encoding M20/M25/M40 family metallo-hydrolase encodes the protein MALNAILFPVDVIALTRKLVDVDSTTGREAAVGELLVRELAALGYDAQKMPVEGDRFNVYATPRGQARPAVVFSTHMDTVPPFFPSFEDADKIFGRGACDAKGIIAAQVAAAEKLRKENVAVGLLFLVGEERDSAGAKVANQHAPGSKFLINGEPTENKLAVASKGSLRVEITASGKMAHSAYPELGESAIEKLLAALERLRAVKLPSDPELGPTTVNIGVLEGGRAPNVIADHARAHLLYRLVSPAEKLKQEIVAAVGSLAKVDFVLEIPFVRLRALDGLPTMVAAFTTDTPALSKWGEPLLLGPGSIYVAHTEGEYVEKKQLAEAVDLYCAIAKRLIG